The following DNA comes from Pyxidicoccus trucidator.
GGCTGGGCAGCAACCTGCCGCGCTCCAGGCGGCTGAACACCAACGTCGGCACATGGATGGCCTCGGCCACCTGGGCCTGCGAGAGGCCCGCCCGATGCCGGGCGGCGCGGACATTGGTTCCGATCTGCTGGGAGAGCTTCGCGTACATGAGGAGACCTGGGAGAAGGAGGAGAATGCCGCGTGGGCGGCACTCCGAGCATACAGCTCGTCAGGTTCAACGATATTATCCGCTCAAGGTTTACCCTTCTCCCGCGCCACTTCGCGGGGGGAACTCGTACGAGTTCCACTGCCGGTTGAGAGCATGGCCAGGAACGCTGAACCCACCCGCCCCTCCCACGGAGAGGACACTTGAGCCCGCGTCTGCATCCCGTTGTGCCCCCGGGCACGGACATCGGCGGGTACCTGGTGGAGGAGAAGCTGGGGGCCGGGGGCTTTGGTGCCGTGTATCGAGCCCGGCGCGGAGGGCGGCTCTACGCGCTCAAACTCATCCCCCTCTGGGGGCTGGCCGAGTGGGCCGAGCGTGAGGTGGCCATCCTCCTGCGGCTCAAGCACTCCAATCTGGTGCGCATCCGTGGGCACGGACAGTGGCCAGACTCGGCGCCCCAATACTTCTTCATCGTCATGGACTACGTG
Coding sequences within:
- a CDS encoding helix-turn-helix domain-containing protein is translated as MYAKLSQQIGTNVRAARHRAGLSQAQVAEAIHVPTLVFSRLERGRLLPSLPTMVGLCGVLRVPVDFILGGKALEVPAPGGAGQ